GTAATGGAATGGTGCTACAAAGAGATTCCAAGGTAAAGATATGGGGTAGAGGAGTTCCAAGGAAAGAACTTAAATTAAATTTTTTAGATGTAGAATATAAAACTGTAACTAATGAGGATGGAAGCTGGAGTATCGAATTAAAAGATTTAAAAGCCGGCGGACCTTATACAATTAATATCAGCCATGAAGGAGAAGAAAGAATTGTAGAAGATGTCCTGGTGGGTGATATTTGGGTACTGGCAGGCCAATCAAATATGCAGATACCGGTTAGCCGAACCCTTGATTTATTTGAAGATGAAATAAAAGGGGCTAACAATCCAAACATCAGACAGTATACCGTACCTATGGTATATAATTTTAAAGAGCCTATGGATGAGCTATGTGATGGTAATTGGGTACCTGTTACACCTGATACCGTATATGATTTTAGTGCAATCGGTTATTTCTTTGCTAAGAAGATTTATGATAAATATAAGATACCTATTGGCTTATTATTTACAGCAATAGGAGGAACACCGGCAGAGGCTTGGATGAGTGAAGAGACCTTAATGGGCTTTGATAGATTCAAGGAAATTTTAGATAAGTGCAAAGATGATGCTTATGTAGAAGATATAATTAATAGTGAAACCCAAGCCAATAATAATTGGCACCAAGAGCTTAATAAAAATGATGAAGGACTCAACCATAAACCGGACACCTGGTATATGGAGGAATATGATGATACCGATTGGAGAAAGATAAATTTACCGGCTAGTTTTCGTGGCACAGAATTAGAGCCTATCCGGGGCTCCATATGGCTTAGGAAGGAGATAGAGATACCTAAGCATTTGGCAGGCAAGGAAGGAAAACTGTTTTTAGGAACACTTATAGATGCAGATGAGACCTATATCAACGGTGTTCAAGTAGGTAATACCGGATATTTATATCCTCCCAGAAGATACAATATACCCAAGGGATTATTAAAGGCCGGAAAGAATGTAATAACTGTTCGCCTTATTATGACAGAAAATATCGGTGGCTTTGTTACCGACATGCCCTATTTTATTAAGATAGAAAATGAGCAAATACCTATAGCAGGAACATGGAAGTATAAAATAGGTGCAATTACTAAGGCTCAAAACCCCACTACATTCTTCCAGTATAAACCTACAGGAGTATATAATGGTATGATTTACCCCTTACGTAATTATAGTATTAGGGGAATACTGTGGTATCAAGGAGAATCCAATACCGGATATCCCTATGATTATAAGGATTTACTAGAGGCTGTTATTATGGATTGGCGCAAGTTATGGAATCTGGGAGATATACCATTTTATTATGTACAACTGGCCAATTATTGTCCTTGGAGAATGGAACCGGAGGTAAGCGGATGGGCCCAGGTAAGGGAGGCACAAAGACAAATCCTTGAACTTCCCAACACAGGCATGGCAGTAACTATTGACGTGGGTATGTATAATGACCTACATCCATGGGATAAAAAGAGTGTCGGTGAAAGACTGGCTCTTTGGGCACTTAACCATGTATTTGGTGAAGACAATGTACCTAGCGGTCCTATATATAAATCCTTGTCGGTAGAAGATAATAAAATTAGGCTTTACTTTAACTATACCGGAAGCGGTTTGACCGTAAAGGGTAATAAGTTAGAGACTTTTGAAATAAGCGGTACAGACGGTAAGTTCTATCCTGCCGAAGCTGAAATAGAAGGGGATTGTGTTATGGTATATAGCAAAAAGGTATCTAATCCTAAATGGATTCGTTATGCTTGGGCAGATAATCCGGAGAATGCTAATCTATATAATAATGAAGGACTTCCTGCCTCTCCTTTTATAGCCCAAATAGATGAATAATTAAAATGTAAATTTATATGCTAATATAAAAAAATGGTGATGCTTTTAGGTCACCATTTTTTAATTATAAGATACCTAATTTCTTATCCTTATGATATAATATACTGCACATAAGTTGATTTTTATTAAAGATATAGACATATTGATAGAAATAAATTAAAATAAATGGAATATTGAATAGAAAAAAGGAGATTGAAGAAATTATGGCAGAATCAATGAAAGGTTTACGCAGAAGTCACCGCTGTACTGAAGTATCCAATCGTAATATCGGAGAAACAGTGACAGTAATGGGATGGGTACAAAAAAGCAGAAATAAGGGTGGTATAATTTTTGTTGACCTAAGAGATCGTTCCGGAATTCTGCAGATTATTTTTGAAGAAAGTGATGTAGGAAGCGAAGGCTTTGCCAAGGCTGAGCATTTAAGAAGTGAATATGTTATTGCAGTAAGGGGTAGGGTTGAGGCCAGATCCGGAGCTGTTAATAAAAACTTATTAACAGGAGATATAGAAATCAGGGCTAATGATATAAGAATCTTGTCAGAAGCCGAGACTCCTCCTTTTCCCATAGAAGAGGATAGTAAGACCAAGGAAGAGTTAAGGCTTAAGTATAGATACCTAGATCTTCGTAGGCCTGATTTACAAAGAAATCTGATTCTTCGAAGCCGGGTGGCTAACATTACACGGAGTTTCTTAACTGAAGAAGGATTTTTAGAGATAGAAACTCCTACACTGACAAAAAGTACACCGGAGGGAGCAAGGGACTATCTGGTTCCAAGCAGAGTACACCCAGGACAATTCTATGCCCTGCCCCAATCACCTCAATTATTTAAACAGCTTTTAATGTGTGCCGGATATGACAGGTATTTTCAGATTGTCAAATGTTATCGTGACGAAGATTTAAGGGCAGACAGGCAGCCTGAATTCACCCAGATTGATATGGAATTATCCTTTGTGGATGTGGATGATGTTATAGAAGTTAATGAACGACTCCTTAAGAAAATGTTTAAAGAAGCCATAGGTATAGATGTAGAGCTTCCTATACAAAGAATGACCTATAAAGAAGCAATGGACAGATTTGGATCGGATAAGCCGGATATCCGTTTTGGCATGGAGCTTAAGGATGTGTCCCATATAGTAAAAGGCTGTGGCTTTGGAGTATTTACCGGTGCTATCGAAAATGGCGGATCTGTCAGAGGTATAAATGCCCAGGGACAAGCTACAATGCCAAGAAAAAAGATAGATGCCATGGTTAATTTTGTTAAGGATTACGGTGCTAAAGGCTTGGCCTATCTTGCAATTAATGAAGACGGCAGCTATAAATCCTCCTTTGCAAAATTTATGACCGAGGATGAACTTGCCTCTTTAGTAAAGGCTATGGAAGCAAAACCGGGTGATCTATTATTCTTTGCTGCCGATAAAGATGACATAGTATATGCTGCTCTAGGTAATCTAAGACTGGAGCTGGCAAAAAATATGGATCTAATAAATAAGGATGAATATAAATTTCTATGGGTTACGGAGTTTCCTTTGTTGGAGTACTCAGAAGAAGAACAAAGATACGTTGCTAAGCATCATCCCTTTACCATGCCTATGGAAGAGGATCTTCACCTACTTGATACAGACCCTGGCAAAGTTAGGGCTAAGGCCTATGATATTGTATTAAACGGCCACGAAATCGGAGGAGGATCCGTAAGAATATATCAAAGCGACATTCAAGAAAAGATGTTTGAAGTACTTGGATTTACCAAGGAAGAAGCTTATGAACGTTTTGGCTTCCTTTTAAATGCATTTAAATTTGGTGTACCTCCCCATGCCGGTTTAGCATATGGTCTTGACCGTCTGATAATGCTTATGGCTAAGGAAGACAATATCCGTGATGTTATTGCCTTCCCTAAAGTAAAAGATGCATCCTGTCTAATGACAGAGGCTCCCAGTATTGTAGATAATAAACAGCTTATAGAATTAGGTATTGATGTTAAAAATAATACAGATATATAATAAATATTATGGAAATGAATCTGAATCTAAATGAAAATCTATACACCCTTGTTATATGCTACCTACTGATAATTAATATTGTAGGATTTGCAGCAATGGGAATTGATAAGAAAAAATCAATAAAGAGAGGGTGGCGCATTCCTGAGCGCACCCTCATTTTACTTGCTTTTGCCGGGGGAGCCTTGGGCTCCTTTTTAGGCATGTATATCTTTAGGCATAAGACAAAGCATATGAAATTTGTAATCTTGCTTCCTTTGGCCTTATTGCTACATATCTTTTTATTCTATCTTATATCCCGTCAATAACTCAATAGCATACACTTGATAAATCCTTGTCAGTCTCCCTAGACAAGATCGACAAACTGTTGACAAGGATTTTAAATAGTGATATTATTGCTTTATGACAAAGACGCTTTAAAGCATTAAATTGAAAAAGAATAAGGGTAAAGTGAGGGCAAGAAAGTGGGTATTAAATTAATTTTTTTAATATGCTTCTTTGCAATTATGATTGTAGTAGGGGTTATTGCCAGTAAACATGCAACTAATGTGGGAGACTTTGTATTAGGAGGAAGAAAGGTAGGCCCATGGCTTACAGCCTTTGCCTATGGAACCTCTTATTTTTCTGCAGTAGTATTTGTTGGATATGCCGGGCAGTTCGGATGGCGATACGGGATATCAGCCACATGGATTGGCATTGGTAATGCCTTAATCGGAAGTCTCCTACCCTGGATAGTCCTTGGAGGCCGAACCCGTACTATGACAAAACATCTTAATTCAGCCACCATGCCTGATTTTTTTGGCAGAAGGTTTGACAGTAAGGCTATTAAGATAGCAGCAGCTGTCATATCCTTTATTTTTTTGGTACCTTATACAGCTTCGGTTTATAATGGCCTATCTAGACTTTTTGAAATGGCCTTTAATATTCCTTACTGGGTATGTGTACTGGGTATGGCCTCCCTTACAGGGCTTTATGTGATATTGGGAGGTTACATGGCTACGGCCATTAACGATCTTATCCAAGGTATTGTTATGCTGGTAG
This genomic interval from Herbinix luporum contains the following:
- the aspS gene encoding aspartate--tRNA ligase; the protein is MAESMKGLRRSHRCTEVSNRNIGETVTVMGWVQKSRNKGGIIFVDLRDRSGILQIIFEESDVGSEGFAKAEHLRSEYVIAVRGRVEARSGAVNKNLLTGDIEIRANDIRILSEAETPPFPIEEDSKTKEELRLKYRYLDLRRPDLQRNLILRSRVANITRSFLTEEGFLEIETPTLTKSTPEGARDYLVPSRVHPGQFYALPQSPQLFKQLLMCAGYDRYFQIVKCYRDEDLRADRQPEFTQIDMELSFVDVDDVIEVNERLLKKMFKEAIGIDVELPIQRMTYKEAMDRFGSDKPDIRFGMELKDVSHIVKGCGFGVFTGAIENGGSVRGINAQGQATMPRKKIDAMVNFVKDYGAKGLAYLAINEDGSYKSSFAKFMTEDELASLVKAMEAKPGDLLFFAADKDDIVYAALGNLRLELAKNMDLINKDEYKFLWVTEFPLLEYSEEEQRYVAKHHPFTMPMEEDLHLLDTDPGKVRAKAYDIVLNGHEIGGGSVRIYQSDIQEKMFEVLGFTKEEAYERFGFLLNAFKFGVPPHAGLAYGLDRLIMLMAKEDNIRDVIAFPKVKDASCLMTEAPSIVDNKQLIELGIDVKNNTDI
- a CDS encoding sialate O-acetylesterase, producing the protein MENGKKKKIWLSPLISNGMVLQRDSKVKIWGRGVPRKELKLNFLDVEYKTVTNEDGSWSIELKDLKAGGPYTINISHEGEERIVEDVLVGDIWVLAGQSNMQIPVSRTLDLFEDEIKGANNPNIRQYTVPMVYNFKEPMDELCDGNWVPVTPDTVYDFSAIGYFFAKKIYDKYKIPIGLLFTAIGGTPAEAWMSEETLMGFDRFKEILDKCKDDAYVEDIINSETQANNNWHQELNKNDEGLNHKPDTWYMEEYDDTDWRKINLPASFRGTELEPIRGSIWLRKEIEIPKHLAGKEGKLFLGTLIDADETYINGVQVGNTGYLYPPRRYNIPKGLLKAGKNVITVRLIMTENIGGFVTDMPYFIKIENEQIPIAGTWKYKIGAITKAQNPTTFFQYKPTGVYNGMIYPLRNYSIRGILWYQGESNTGYPYDYKDLLEAVIMDWRKLWNLGDIPFYYVQLANYCPWRMEPEVSGWAQVREAQRQILELPNTGMAVTIDVGMYNDLHPWDKKSVGERLALWALNHVFGEDNVPSGPIYKSLSVEDNKIRLYFNYTGSGLTVKGNKLETFEISGTDGKFYPAEAEIEGDCVMVYSKKVSNPKWIRYAWADNPENANLYNNEGLPASPFIAQIDE
- a CDS encoding DUF1294 domain-containing protein encodes the protein MNLNLNENLYTLVICYLLIINIVGFAAMGIDKKKSIKRGWRIPERTLILLAFAGGALGSFLGMYIFRHKTKHMKFVILLPLALLLHIFLFYLISRQ